One window from the genome of Musa acuminata AAA Group cultivar baxijiao chromosome BXJ1-4, Cavendish_Baxijiao_AAA, whole genome shotgun sequence encodes:
- the LOC135672627 gene encoding WUSCHEL-related homeobox 8-like, which produces MEEGVAEEGAVCAKVMTDEQMEVLRKQIAAYATICEQLVEMHRAIAAQQDSLSGMRLGSLCSDPLMAPGVAKLSSRQRWTPTPTQLQILETIFYEGNGTPSKQKIKEITSELSQHGQISETNVYNWFQNRRARSKRKKQPGAGPNAAESEAEVESLNEKKAKAHGNLSPTVDDGPFQSPDISSELRFADPESNGSQSMFALGDISKYGDAF; this is translated from the exons ATGGAGGAAGGGGTGGCGGAGGAGGGAGCGGTGTGCGCGAAAGTGATGACGGACGAGCAGATGGAGGTGCTGCGCAAGCAAATCGCCGCCTACGCTACCATCTGCGAACAGCTGGTGGAGATGCACAGGGCCATCGCGGCCCAGCAGGACTCGCTCTCAG GGATGAGGCTCGGTAGTCTGTGCTCGGACCCCCTAATGGCACCAGGAGTCGCTAAACTCTCTTCACGGCAGCGGTGGACGCCAACCCCGACGCAGCTGCAGATTCTTGAAACCATATTCTACGAAGGCAACGGGACTCCAAGCAAGCAAAAGATCAAGGAGATCACCTCGGAGCTCTCGCAGCACGGCCAGATCTCGGAGACGAACGTCTACAACTGGTTCCAGAATCGGAGGGCGCGGTCGAAGAGGAAGAAGCAGCCAGGTGCAGGACCCAACGCTGCTGAATCGGAAGCCGAGGTCGAATCCCTGAACGAGAAGAAAGCCAAGGCACATGGCAATCTGTCTCCTACCGTCGATGATGGTCCGTTCCAGAGCCCCGATATCAGCTCCGAGTTGCGGTTTGCTGATCCAGAATCGAATGGGAGTCAGAGCATGTTTGCATTAGGTGACATATCCAAGTATGGTGATGCGTTTTAG
- the LOC103983433 gene encoding 24-methylenesterol C-methyltransferase 2 produces MEVSTAMWTAVVVGAAAVYWFVWVMGAAEVKGKRAVNLTMGSITRDKVQDKYKQYWSFFRRPKEDIVAASNNDDVPAFVDTFYNLVTDIYEWGWGQSFHFSPSIPGRSHRDATRLHEERAADLIAARPGRRILDVGCGVGGPMRAIAAHSGAHVVGITINEYQVARARAHNRKAGLHERCEVVCGNFLEMPFDDASFDGACSIEATCHAPRLEDVYREVFRVLKPGALYVSYEWVTTALYRADNPAHVETIRGIELGDALPGLRAHHEIAEVARQVGFEVVEERDQALPPAEPWWTRLKMGRIAYWRNHLVVSALAALRIAPKGVVDVHEMLCETARHLSDGGETGIFTPMHIILCRKPLVPAS; encoded by the coding sequence ATGGAGGTATCGACGGCAATGTGGACGGCGGTGGTGGTGGGGGCGGCTGCGGTGTACTGGTTCGTGTGGGTGATGGGTGCGGCGGAGGTGAAGGGGAAGCGGGCGGTGAACCTGACGATGGGGTCGATCACGAGGGACAAGGTGCAGGACAAGTACAAGCAGTACTGGTCCTTCTTCCGCCGCCCCAAGGAGGACATCGTCGCCGCCTCCAACAACGATGATGTCCCCGCCTTCGTCGACACCTTCTACAACCTCGTCACCGATATCTACGAGTGGGGCTGGGGCCAGTCCTTCCACTTCTCCCCCTCCATTCCCGGCCGCTCTCACCGCGACGCCACCCGGCTCCACGAGGAGCGCGCCGCCGACCTCATCGCCGCCCGCCCCGGCCGTCGCATCCTCGACGTTGGCTGCGGCGTCGGCGGGCCCATGCGCGCCATAGCCGCCCACTCCGGCGCCCACGTCGTCGGCATCACCATCAACGAGTACCAGGTGGCCCGCGCCCGCGCCCACAATCGCAAGGCCGGCCTGCACGAACGCTGCGAGGTCGTCTGCGGCAACTTCCTCGAGATGCCCTTCGACGACGCCTCCTTCGACGGCGCCTGCTCCATCGAGGCCACATGCCACGCCCCCCGTCTCGAGGACGTCTACCGCGAGGTCTTCCGGGTGCTCAAGCCCGGCGCCCTCTACGTCTCCTACGAATGGGTCACCACCGCGCTGTACCGGGCCGACAACCCCGCCCACGTGGAGACCATCCGCGGGATCGAGCTGGGCGACGCCCTCCCGGGGCTCCGAGCGCACCACGAGATCGCGGAGGTGGCGCGGCAGGTGGGCTTCGAGGTGGTGGAGGAGCGGGACCAGGCGTTGCCCCCGGCGGAGCCCTGGTGGACGCGCCTCAAAATGGGGCGGATCGCCTACTGGCGGAACCACCTCGTCGTCTCCGCTCTCGCCGCCCTTCGGATCGCCCCAAAAGGCGTGGTGGATGTGCACGAGATGCTCTGCGAGACGGCACGACATCTCAGCGACGGCGGCGAGACCGGCATCTTCACCCCCATGCACATTATCCTCTGCCGGAAGCCTCTCGTTCCCGCCTCCTAA
- the LOC135580799 gene encoding uncharacterized protein LOC135580799, translating to MATVYRCAGCGADLNLSAAHLYPADAYFEAGNKGTLSFSWIDDARFRFAKEDRIMPFFETVNYWGIQRRRTRILCDACGRLLGHIYDDGPPMMRGHGQFGFGPSQAIPRAPRYRFKIKALNIS from the exons ATGGCCACCGTCTACCG GTGCGCGGGGTGCGGAGCGGACCTGAACCTGAGCGCGGCGCACCTGTATCCGGCGGATGCCTACTTCGAGGCCGGAAATAAGGGCACCCTCTCCTTCTCCTGGATCGACGACGCCAGGTTCCGCTTCGCCAAGGAAGACCGGATCATGCCCTTCTTCGAGACGGTCAACTACTGGGGTATCCAGCGACGGCGCACCCGCATCCTCTGCGACGCCTGCGGTCGCCTCCTTGGCCACATCTACGACGATGGCCCCCCCATGATGCGCGGCCACGGCCAGTTCGGCTTCGGCCCCAGCCAGGCCATTCCCCGCGCCCCCAGGTACCGCTTCAAGATCAAGGCCCTCAACATCTCCTGA
- the LOC135672628 gene encoding GDSL esterase/lipase EXL3-like encodes MMFFCVPRAAAAALFIFLHHCLLLPTSVLSVNQTAALVPAVIVFGDSIVDPGNNNVMRTIVKSNFPPYGKDFIGHSPTGRFCNGKIPTDFIASTVGVKELLPAYLGTTLGPEDLLTGVSFASSGSGFDPLTPTLTSVLSLPDQLELFKEYKKKVRGIAGKKRANSIISASLYVVCAGSDDIANNYFLPASLRQHSYDFSSYAKFLVHKASGFVEDLVNLGARSVAVVGIPPIGCVPSQRTLGGGIMRSCASGHNQVAQLYNSGLKEEMQRLKTKHQGTKLVYVDIYTILLNMILHPNAYGFEVSAKGCCGTGDLEVSVLCNGLTTVTCADASKYVFWDSFHPTERAYEILVDWVLKTYLPYLL; translated from the exons ATGATGTTCTTCTGCGTTCCAAGAGCTGCTGCAGCTGCACTTTTCATCTTCCTCCATCACTGCCTGCTTCTCCCGACGTCTGTGCTATCCGTCAACCAGACCGCCGCCCTGGTGCCGGCCGTGATTGTGTTCGGCGACTCCATCGTCGACCCGGGTAACAACAATGTGATGAGGACCATCGTCAAGAGCAACTTCCCACCCTACGGCAAGGACTTCATCGGCCACTCGCCCACGGGAAGGTTCTGCAATGGGAAGATCCCCACTGACTTCATAG CTTCGACCGTCGGAGTGAAGGAGCTTTTGCCGGCATATCTTGGAACTACGTTGGGACCTGAGGATCTACTAACCGGTGTGAGTTTTGCCTCGAGTGGGTCGGGGTTCGACCCTTTAACCCCAACACTAACG TCGGTGCTGTCGCTGCCGGATCAACTGGAACTGTTCAAGGAGTACAAGAAGAAGGTGAGAGGCATTGCAGGAAAAAAGAGAGCCAACAGCATCATTTCTGCAAGTTTATACGTTGTATGCGCAGGGAGCGACGATATAGCCAACAACTACTTTCTTCCCGCATCCTTGAGGCAGCATTCTTATGACTTTTCTTCCTATGCCAAATTCCTGGTACACAAAGCCTCTGGTTTTGTTGAG GATCTGGTCAATCTCGGAGCGCGGAGTGTGGCTGTAGTGGGGATTCCTCCGATCGGATGTGTGCCATCTCAAAGAACGTTAGGAGGAGGGATCATGAGGTCTTGTGCCTCCGGTCATAACCAGGTAGCCCAGCTATACAACTCAGGGTTGAAGGAGGAGATGCAGAGACTCAAGACCAAGCATCAAGGAACGAAGTTGGTCTACGTCGACATCTACACGATCTTACTCAACATGATACTGCATCCGAATGCTTACG GGTTCGAGGTTTCAGCCAAGGGATGCTGCGGCACAGGAGACCTTGAAGTCTCAGTATTGTGTAATGGATTGACAACAGTCACTTGTGCAGATGCATCCAAGTACGTCTTCTGGGACAGCTTCCATCCCACAGAGAGAGCCTACGAGATACTGGTGGACTGGGTTCTCAAGACGTATCTTCCCTACTTGCTTTAG
- the LOC103982722 gene encoding GDSL esterase/lipase EXL3-like → MEEAAAGEETMGLRMKMASHSAPALFTSLLLLMLLLARAHGYSSNRTTGSMVPAVIAFGDSIVDPGNNDVLATTIRCDFPPYGQDFIDHQATGRFSNGLIPTDLIASGLGVKELLPPYLGVDLSPEDILTGVSFASGATGFDPITPEIVSVFSMTDELKLFAEYKEKLSAIAGEERGAEIVSEALYVVCAGTDDIANTYFTTPFRRPHYDIPSYVNLLIGGASDFIKQLHGMGARKIGFVGLPPIGCVPSQRTVGGGILRQCEETRNQAAQLYNSKIEQEIRRLSGEFGDGTKLVYIDIYDILLDLIRRPGYYGFKVSTKGCCGTGTIEVTLLCNSKTATVCSDVTDYVFWDSYHPTEKAYKIIVGSIFDNYIQFLV, encoded by the exons ATGGAGGAAGCAGCAGCTGGGGAGGAAACCATGGGGTTGAGAATGAAAATGGCGTCTCACAGTGCACCAGCGCTCTTCACCTCGCTGCTGCTACTGATGCTACTGCTTGCTCGAGCGCATGGATACTCCTCGAATCGGACGACGGGGTCGATGGTTCCGGCGGTCATCGCGTTCGGCGACTCCATCGTCGACCCGGGCAACAATGACGTGCTTGCGACCACCATCAGGTGCGACTTCCCTCCCTACGGCCAAGATTTCATCGATCACCAGGCCACGGGAAGGTTCTCCAATGGGCTGATCCCCACAGACCTTATAG CTTCAGGGTTAGGGGTGAAGGAATTGCTTCCGCCATACCTTGGCGTTGACCTCTCACCAGAAGACATTCTAACCGGTGTCAGCTTCGCCTCCGGTGCAACCGGATTTGACCCTATCACCCCCGAGATAGTG AGTGTTTTCTCCATGACCGACGAGCTTAAGCTCTTTGCGGAGTACAAAGAAAAGCTGTCCGCCATTGCAGGCGAGGAGCGAGGCGCAGAGATCGTTTCCGAAGCTCTCTACGTGGTATGTGCCGGAACCGACGACATCGCCAACACTTACTTCACCACCCCGTTCAGGAGACCACACTACGACATCCCTTCCTATGTGAATTTGTTGATCGGTGGGGCTTCCGACTTCATCAAG CAATTACACGGCATGGGAGCAAGAAAGATCGGCTTTGTGGGTCTTCCACCCATCGGATGCGTACCATCACAAAGAACTGTTGGCGGAGGGATCCTGAGACAGTGCGAGGAGACTCGCAACCAAGCCGCACAACTCTACAACTCCAAGATCGAACAGGAGATCCGAAGGCTCTCCGGAGAATTCGGTGACGGCACAAAGCTCGTCTACATCGACATATACGACATCTTGCTTGATCTCATTCGTCGACCCGGCTACTACG GATTCAAGGTGTCGACGAAGGGATGCTGTGGCACCGGAACGATAGAGGTGACGCTCCTGTGCAACAGCAAGACGGCCACCGTGTGCAGTGACGTGACGGACTATGTGTTCTGGGACAGCTACCACCCGACCGAGAAGGCCTACAAAATCATAGTCGGCAGCATTTTTGATAATTACATTCAATTCTTGGTTTAA
- the LOC135668567 gene encoding synaptotagmin-2-like, which translates to MGFLSSLLGFLGFGTGIGVGLLIGYCFFIYFQPTDVKDPEIRPLAELDSKSLEQMFPEIPQWVKNPDFDRIDWLNKFLELLWPYLDKAICKTAKEIAKPIIAENTAKYKIDSVEFETLTLGSLPPTLQGMKVYITDEKEIIMEPSLKWAGNPNVTVVVKAFGLKATAQVIDLQVFATPRITLKPLVPSFPCFAKILVSLMEKPHVDFGLKLLGADVMSVPGLYRFVQETIKKQVANMYLWPKTLEVPIMDPSKAMKKPTGILNVVVVRAYKLKKKDLLGKSDPYVKLKLADDNLPSKKTTVKRSNLNPEWNEEFKLVVKDPESQALELSVYDWEQVGKHEKMGMNAIPLKDLIPDETKSLTLELLKNMDPSDPQNDKLRGQIVLEVTYKPFKEGEVANNISDGENDVEKAPEGTPVGGGLLVVIVHEAQDLEGKHHTNPYVRILFRGEEKKTKYIKKNRDPRWEEEFQFMCEEPPTNDKMHVEVLSRPPSIGIHSKEILGYVVISLADVVNNKRINEKYHLIDSKNGRIQVELQWRSS; encoded by the exons ATGGGATTCTTGAGCTCCCTGTTGGGTTTCTTGGGGTTCGGAACCGGAATCGGCGTCGGGCTGCTCATCGGCTACTGCTTCTTCATCTACTTCCAGCCCACGGATGTTAAG GATCCTGAAATTAGGCCTCTTGCTGAACTTGATTCAAAGTCACTGGAGCAGATGTTTCCTGAAATTCCTCAATGGGTGAAAAATCCAGACTTTGATCGA ATTGACTGGCTAAACAAGTTTCTCGAGCTTTTGTGGCCATATCTCGATAAG GCAATCTGCAAAACTGCAAAGGAGATAGCAAAACCAATTATTGCTGAGAATACTGCCAAGTACAAAATTGACTCGGTTGAATTTGAAACTCTCACTTTAGGTTCTCTGCCACCTACTTTGCAGG GAATGAAAGTGTACATTAcagatgaaaaagaaataattatggAACCATCACTTAAATGGGCTGGAAATCCTAATGTCACTGTTGTGGTTAAGGCATTTGGACTAAAAGCAACTGCACag GTAATAGACTTGCAAGTATTTGCTACACCACGTATTACATTAAAGCCACTTGTCCCCAGCTTCCCCTGTTTCGCAAAGATCCTTGTATCGCTCATGGAAAAG CcacatgttgattttggactaaaGCTTCTTGGAGCTGATGTGATGTCAGTGCCTGGTCTTTACAGATTCGTTCAG GAGACGATCAAGAAGCAGGTTGCCAACATGTATCTTTGGCCTAAAACGCTGGAAGTGCCAATAATGGACCCTTCAAA AGCTATGAAGAAGCCCACTGGTATCCTAAATGTGGTTGTCGTCCGAGCATATAAATTGAAGAAAAAAGATCTTTTGGGCAAGTCCGATCCATACGTAAAGCTAAAGCTCGCGGATGACAATCTTCCATCAAAGAAAACAACAGTCAAGCGTAGCAACCTTAACCCTGAATGGAATGAGGAATTCAAGTTGGTTGTTAAGGATCCAGAATCTCAAGCTCTGGAGTTGAGTGTCTACGATTGGGAACAG GTTGGAAAACATGAGAAAATGGGCATGAATGCTATCCCATTGAAAGATCTCATCCCTGACGAGACAAAATCTCTAACCCTTGAACTGCTCAAGAACATGGATCCTAGTGATCCTCAGAATGACAAGTTGCGTGGACAGATTGTTCTTGAGGTCACTTACAAGCCATTTAAGGAAGGGGAAGTTGCAAACAACATAAGTGACGGTGAAAACGATGTAGAAAAGGCCCCTGAAGGCACTCCTGTGGGTGGCGGCTTGCTTGTGGTCATCGTACATGAAGCTCAAGATCTTGAGGGGAAGCACCACACAAATCCATATGTTAGAATCCTTTtcagaggagaagagaagaagaccaAG TACATCAAGAAAAACAGGGACCCGCGTTGGGAAGAGGAGTTCCAGTTCATGTGTGAGGAACCACCCACAAATGATAAAATGCATGTAGAGGTTCTCAGTAGGCCACCAAGTATTGGAATCCACTCGAAG GAAATTCTGGGGTATGTCGTCATCAGCCTTGCAGATGTTGTCAACAATAAGAGAATCAACGAGAAATATCATCTAATCGACTCCAAAAATGGTCGCATACAAGTTGAGCTGCAGTGGCGGTCATCATAG